In a genomic window of Seriola aureovittata isolate HTS-2021-v1 ecotype China chromosome 11, ASM2101889v1, whole genome shotgun sequence:
- the ddx18 gene encoding ATP-dependent RNA helicase DDX18, whose protein sequence is MADLQMKLLRKKIQKRNEKNKERKLLKKQTEDEETVNSNGLEEDCCEKPAAACKADRKPKKKQKKQNGEPVEGTSTEKTLAQKKKKKKRKLTDTNESPAEKKTKTVKEDEEEEEEVEEAAVADEDEDATDKLEDGVDDDDEDDEEEETGEGDSEEEDQPELPSGLTGAFEDTSFASLNGLVSESTLNAVKEMGFEHMTEIQHKSIRPLLEGRDVLAAARTGSGKTLAFLIPSIELINKLKFMPRNGTGVVILSPTRELAMQTYGVMKELMTHHVHTYGLIMGGSNRSAEAQKLANGVNILVATPGRLLDHLQNTPGFMFKNLQCLIIDEADRILEVGFEEELKQIIKLLPKKRQTMLFSATQTRKVEDLARISLKKEPLYVGVDDNKDNATVDGLEQGYVVCPSEKRFLLLFTFLKKNRKKKLMVFFSSCMSVKFHYELLNYIDLPVMAIHGKQKQTKRTTTFFQFCNADSGILLCTDVAARGLDIPEVDWIVQYDPPDDPKEYIHRVGRTARGINGRGHALLILRPEELGFLRFLKQAKVPLSEFEFSWTKISDIQSQLEKLIEKNYYLHKSAQEAYKSYVRAYDSHSLKQIYSVSTLNLPMVALSFGFKVPPYVDLNVHSSKGVKIQKRGGGGGFGYQKSKNAHKSKIFKHVNKGRSDRRQFSR, encoded by the exons ATGGCGGACCTACAGATGAAGCTTCTCCGCAAGAAAATtcagaagagaaatgaaaagaacaagGAGCGGAAACTCCTTAAGAAACAGACCGAAGACGAGGAGACCG taaaCTCAAACGGGCTGGAAGAGGACTGTTGTGAGAAGCCAGCAGCTGCTTGTAAGGCAGACAGGAAGCccaagaagaaacagaaaaagcagaatGGGGAACCAGTGGAAGGGACCAGCACAGAGAAGACCCTGgctcagaagaagaaaaagaaaaaacggaAGCTGACTGACACAAATGAATCACCAG CTGAGAAGAAGACCAAAACGGTgaaagaagacgaagaagaggaggaagaggtggaggaagcagcagtggcagatgaagatgaagatgctACTGACAAACTAGAGGACGgtgtagatgatgatgatgaagatgacgaAGAGGAGGAAACTGGAGAGGGAGATAGCGAAGAGGAAGATCAACCTGAATTACCATCTGGTCTAACAG GAGCGTTTGAGGACACGTCGTTCGCTTCTCTTAATGGGTTGGTGAGTGAGAGCACTCTGAATGCAGTGAAGGAGATGGGCTTTGAACACATGACTGAGATTCAGCATAAAAGTATTCGCCCTCTGTTGGAAGGAAG GGACGTGCTGGCAGCAGCCAGGACAGGCAGTGGTAAAACCTTGGCGTTCCTCATCCCGTCTATAGAgctcatcaacaaactcaaGTTCATGCCCAGGAATG gCACTGGTGTGGTGATTCTTTCACCCACACGTGAGTTGGCAATGCAAACCTACGGTGTGATGAAGGAGCTGATGACACACCATGTGCACACCTATGGTTTGATCATGGGGGGCAGCAACCGCTCAGCTGAGGCTCAAAAACTGGCCAATGGTGTCAACATCCTGGTGGCCACCCCTGGCCGTCTGCTGGACCACCTTCAG AATACCCCTGGGTTCATGTTCAAGAACCTACAGTGTCTGATTATTGACGAGGCCGACCGTATCTTAGAGGTGGGCTTCgaggaggagctgaagcagATCATCAAACTGCTGCCGa AGAAGAGACAGACCATGCTGTTCTCAGCCACTCAGACTCGTAAGGTGGAGGACTTGGCTAGGATATCCCTGAAGAAGGAGCCCCTCTACGTCGGGGTGGATGACAACAAAGACAATGCTACTGTGGATGGCCTGGAGCAG gGTTATGTGGTGTGTCCATCAGAGAAGAGgttcctgctgctcttcacctTCCTGAAGAAGAACCGTAAGAAGAAGCTGATggtcttcttctcttcttgtaTGTCTGTGAAATTCCACTATGAGCTACTCAACTACATTGACCTACCTGTTATGGCCATCCAT GGCAAGCAGAAGCAGACCAAACGTACCACCACCTTCTTCCAGTTCTGCAACGCAGACTCTGGCATCCTGCTGTGTACAGATGTGGCAGCTCGAGGTCTGGACATTCCTGAGGTGGACTGGATTGTCCAGTACGATCCTCCAGATGACCCAAAG GAATACATCCACAGAGTGGGCAGAACAGCCCGAGGCATCAATGGAAGAGGCCACGCCCTCCTCATCCTTCGACCAGAGGAGCTCGGTTTCCTGCGCTTCCTCAAACAGGCCAAG GTCCCATTGAGCGAGTTTGAGTTTTCCTGGACTAAAATCTCTGATATTCAGTCCCAG CTGGAGAAGCTGATTGAGAAGAACTATTACCTCCACAAGTCGGCTCAGGAGGCTTACAAGTCGTATGTACGGGCGTACGACTCGCACTCACTCAAACAGATCTACAGCGTCAGCACCCTCAACCTCCCGATGGTGGCGCTGTCATTCGGCTTCAAAGTTCCTCCATATGTTGATCTGA ACGTCCACAGCAGTAAAGGTGTAAAGATACAGAAGCGAGGCGGTGGAGGTGGGTTTGGATACCAGAAGTCCAAGAACGCGCATAAGTCCAAAATCTTTAAGCACGTGAACAAAGGAAGGAGTGACAGGAGACAGTTCTCCCGCTGA